The following proteins come from a genomic window of Methanocella conradii HZ254:
- a CDS encoding ABC transporter ATP-binding protein, with the protein MVDSVIETSGLTKKYDEKVVVKDLDLRVFEGEAFGFLGPNGAGKTTTIKMLMGLVQPSSGTGRVCGFDIVHQVLDVRRSCGVLPEPAGFYDNLTARQNLRFYGSLYGLRGRELEEKVLSTLKLVGLSDAVDLKIGKFSKGMKQRFGLAQAIVHDPRVLIFDEPTAGIDPQGAEDYRLLVKELKSRGKTVFMTSHILPEVEAVCDRIGIIVNGEMKICGNVDELVDQYTRRQGYRLKLRVKELDERCVMESLKRVEGISNVTRNNGYYLISSGEDVSEEVSRVLCKSSGVVTELEVYRPSLNEIFLEVTRPETGK; encoded by the coding sequence TTGGTAGATAGTGTTATTGAGACTAGTGGTTTAACCAAGAAGTATGATGAGAAGGTTGTTGTCAAGGATTTGGATTTGAGGGTTTTTGAGGGGGAGGCTTTCGGTTTTTTGGGGCCTAATGGTGCTGGTAAGACTACTACTATTAAGATGCTCATGGGCTTGGTTCAGCCTTCTAGTGGCACGGGCCGGGTTTGTGGTTTTGACATTGTGCACCAGGTTTTGGATGTTCGGAGGAGTTGTGGTGTGTTGCCGGAGCCGGCTGGTTTTTATGATAATCTCACGGCTCGTCAGAACCTCAGGTTTTATGGGAGCCTTTATGGTTTGAGGGGTAGGGAGCTGGAGGAAAAAGTTTTGTCCACCCTGAAGCTCGTCGGCCTCTCCGATGCGGTTGACTTGAAGATTGGCAAGTTTAGTAAGGGTATGAAGCAGCGTTTTGGGTTGGCCCAGGCCATCGTCCACGATCCCCGGGTCCTGATTTTTGACGAGCCTACCGCTGGCATCGACCCGCAGGGGGCGGAGGATTATCGTCTCCTCGTGAAGGAGTTGAAGTCGAGGGGTAAGACCGTTTTCATGACCTCGCATATTCTACCCGAGGTCGAGGCGGTGTGCGACCGTATCGGTATTATAGTGAATGGTGAGATGAAGATTTGCGGAAACGTTGACGAATTGGTGGACCAGTATACGAGGAGGCAGGGCTACCGGCTCAAGCTCAGGGTGAAAGAGCTGGACGAGCGTTGTGTGATGGAGTCGTTGAAACGCGTGGAGGGCATCTCTAACGTTACGAGGAATAATGGCTACTACCTCATAAGCTCCGGGGAGGACGTGTCGGAGGAGGTGTCCAGGGTGTTGTGCAAGAGTAGTGGAGTGGTAACCGAGCTCGAGGTGTACAGGCCCTCATTAAACGAGATATTCCTGGAGGTGACAAGACCGGAGACCGGGAAATAA
- a CDS encoding archaellum operon transcriptional activator EarA family protein, producing MRAVHSNGASIESLKRSRSRKRSLVYIGEHPGKTMLEISRGTGVSYANTWGAIVGDDKKYSKKYSLLGMGLVSCELFENRHVYKLTREGEKVFKMLKENPGLFE from the coding sequence GTGCGGGCAGTACACTCGAATGGTGCTAGTATAGAATCGTTAAAAAGAAGTAGGTCTCGCAAACGTTCACTGGTGTATATTGGTGAGCATCCGGGTAAGACCATGCTCGAGATCTCTCGGGGGACGGGCGTCAGCTATGCGAACACGTGGGGCGCCATCGTGGGAGATGATAAGAAGTATAGTAAAAAATATTCTTTGTTGGGCATGGGCTTGGTGTCATGCGAACTCTTCGAGAATAGGCATGTTTACAAGCTCACCAGGGAAGGGGAGAAGGTGTTTAAAATGCTAAAAGAAAACCCGGGCCTATTCGAATAG